The genomic window AGAAGGCTTGGCCTCCTTGGCTTGCGTGCCGCTTAAAGTTAAAAACAAAGTCTTAGGTGTTTTGAACTGTTATACTGAAAAACCACGGATGTTCCCACCCGAAGAGATTGCAACCCTTGAAGCCTTAGCTAATCAAGCGGCAATTGCAATTGAACATGCAAAGCTAATGGTACGTTCGGCTATACTTCAGGAGATGCATCACCGCCTCAAGAATAATCTCCAACAGATAGCCAGCCTCCTTCGCCTCCAATTGCACTATTCGAAATATAATTCAGTCGAAGAAGCGGTCAACGATAGCCTTGGAAGAATTTCTGCAATGGCGGCTGTTCACGAGCTACTTTCACGTGACGATCTCGATTTAGTAAGCGTCAAAAAAGTTGCCGCAAGCATCCTCCATCATACTCAACAAGGCTTTATTCCTCCAGGCAAGACTATCCGAACTTCCGTGAGTGGGGAAGATGTGATGCTGCCGTTAAAAGAAGCCACATCAGTAGCACTCGTATTAAATGAGCTCATCCAAAATGCCGTCAAACACGGCTTTGCTTCAATCGATAATGGGGAAGTAAGTGTCACTGTAGAGACTACAGATGGGCTACTCGAAATTACCGTCCAAAATGATGGCGCCCCGCTTCCGGATGATTTCAGCCCGGTTACAAGTCAGAACATGGGTTTAAGAATTGTGGATACCCTCGTTAGAGACAGTCTAAACGGCCGATTTACGTTAGAAAATAAAGACCGAATCACCGCAACAGTCGCCTTCCCAAGACCGATGTAGAAAAGGGAGGCCAGCTTATTGCCAGGCCCCCCCCCTTATATTCTGGAATTACTTATTTCCCTTAGCAAAGCCGTTTGAGGTTAGGTAGATGTAACTGTCACGGACGGCTTCCAGCATGTCTGTAGCGCAATCGTCTAGCTCGACGACCAGCCACTCAAGAACATTCGGATCGGTAGCGTTGATACAGGCTGGGATATTCATTTTGCCTTTACCGACAGCCGTTTGAGGAGCCTCGTCTGACGTCAAAGGACCATCCTTGACATGTAGTACTCGAACCCGATGCTTGTATTTGGAAATCACA from bacterium includes these protein-coding regions:
- a CDS encoding GAF domain-containing protein, which translates into the protein ICTVLLLDDNKQELVIKATQAKSKAYLTKPNLNIGQSVAGRAVKENQVIIISDVRECEEYRYADIAAEEGLASLACVPLKVKNKVLGVLNCYTEKPRMFPPEEIATLEALANQAAIAIEHAKLMVRSAILQEMHHRLKNNLQQIASLLRLQLHYSKYNSVEEAVNDSLGRISAMAAVHELLSRDDLDLVSVKKVAASILHHTQQGFIPPGKTIRTSVSGEDVMLPLKEATSVALVLNELIQNAVKHGFASIDNGEVSVTVETTDGLLEITVQNDGAPLPDDFSPVTSQNMGLRIVDTLVRDSLNGRFTLENKDRITATVAFPRPM